One Paracidovorax avenae ATCC 19860 genomic region harbors:
- a CDS encoding AMP-binding protein translates to MRLTDYLDKGAQLGPDAPCLVMGEDTWSYARVQAWSHRVGRALQASGIAPGAKVAVLSGNDATAFACVFGIARAAAVWCPVNPRNEVAENRHVLEAFDCECLVFHSAYAGMAEQMHAQLPHLGLWICLDRELPFARSLAAWLEGVEDAPLEVKPESDLAMIAGTGGTTGAPKGVMLSGRNLETMTALTLMGYPFDGRPVYLALAPLTHAAGVLCFPIMALGGRIVVMPQPDLGEFLALIGRHRVTHTFLPPTLIYMLLAHEALATARLDSLQCFWYGAAPISPARLEEALQRIGPVMAQLFGQTEAPMMISSMAPKDHFHADGSIARGRLASAGRPGPLVQVITLDAEGRPLPRGETGEIAVRGSLVMMGYYKNPQATAEASSHGWHRTGDIGHVDADGFLYIVDRARDMIITGGFNVYSVEVEQALLQHPDVHECAVVGLPDGKWGERVVAVVQAQAGAAPDTAGLQAFVKARIGSVKAPKQVEVWADLPRSKVGKVLKKEVRATLLQHATTMKETAR, encoded by the coding sequence ATGCGGTTGACCGACTATCTCGACAAGGGGGCGCAGCTCGGCCCCGATGCGCCCTGCCTCGTGATGGGCGAGGACACCTGGAGCTATGCCCGGGTGCAGGCCTGGAGCCACCGCGTGGGCCGCGCGCTGCAGGCCTCGGGCATCGCGCCCGGGGCCAAGGTGGCAGTGCTCTCGGGCAATGACGCCACGGCCTTCGCCTGCGTGTTCGGCATTGCGCGGGCCGCAGCCGTCTGGTGCCCTGTCAACCCGCGCAACGAGGTGGCGGAGAACCGCCATGTGCTCGAGGCCTTCGACTGCGAGTGCCTCGTCTTCCACAGCGCCTATGCGGGCATGGCGGAGCAGATGCACGCGCAACTGCCGCACCTGGGCCTGTGGATCTGCCTGGACAGGGAACTGCCGTTCGCGCGCTCCCTCGCCGCCTGGCTGGAAGGCGTGGAGGATGCGCCGCTGGAGGTGAAACCCGAGAGCGATCTGGCCATGATCGCCGGCACCGGCGGCACCACCGGCGCCCCCAAGGGCGTGATGCTCTCGGGGCGCAACCTGGAGACGATGACGGCACTCACCCTCATGGGTTACCCCTTCGACGGCCGCCCCGTCTATCTCGCGCTGGCACCGCTCACACATGCCGCGGGCGTGCTGTGCTTTCCCATCATGGCGCTGGGCGGCCGCATCGTGGTGATGCCCCAACCCGACCTCGGCGAATTCCTCGCGCTCATCGGGCGCCACCGCGTGACGCACACCTTCCTGCCGCCCACGCTGATCTACATGCTGCTGGCGCACGAGGCCCTCGCGACCGCGCGGCTCGATTCGCTGCAGTGCTTCTGGTACGGCGCCGCGCCCATCTCGCCAGCGCGGCTCGAAGAAGCGCTGCAGAGGATCGGCCCGGTGATGGCGCAGCTCTTCGGCCAGACCGAGGCGCCGATGATGATCTCCTCCATGGCGCCAAAGGACCATTTCCACGCCGACGGCAGCATCGCGCGCGGGCGGCTGGCCAGCGCCGGCCGGCCCGGTCCGCTGGTGCAGGTGATCACCCTGGATGCGGAAGGCCGGCCCCTCCCGCGCGGCGAGACGGGCGAGATCGCGGTACGCGGCTCGCTGGTGATGATGGGCTACTACAAGAACCCCCAGGCCACGGCCGAGGCCTCCTCGCACGGCTGGCACCGCACGGGCGACATCGGACACGTCGATGCGGACGGGTTCCTCTACATCGTGGACCGCGCCAGGGACATGATCATCACCGGCGGCTTCAACGTCTATTCGGTCGAGGTGGAACAGGCGCTGCTGCAGCACCCCGACGTGCATGAATGCGCGGTGGTCGGCCTGCCCGATGGCAAATGGGGCGAGCGCGTGGTGGCGGTGGTCCAGGCGCAGGCCGGCGCAGCGCCCGACACGGCCGGTCTGCAGGCCTTCGTGAAGGCACGCATCGGCAGCGTGAAGGCCCCGAAGCAGGTGGAGGTGTGGGCCGACCTGCCCCGCTCCAAGGTGGGCAAGGTGCTGAAGAAGGAAGTCCGCGCTACCCTGCTGCAACACGCCACGACAATGAAGGAGACTGCCCGATGA
- a CDS encoding lipid-transfer protein, with product MNNKACVAGVGMIAFTKPGANAPYPQMAAEAAQLALADASIDYRDVQQAFAGYVYGDSTAGQRALYGVGMSGIPIVNVNNNCATGSTALFLAHQAVASGAADCVLALGFEQMSPGALGTVFHDRPSPFDLFDQEADALVDVHDLPLALRYFGGAGQAHMRRWGTPLSTFAKVRAKASRHAARNPLALLRKELSVEDVLNAPMLWPGVLTRLMACPPTCGAAAAVLVSEPFARRHGLRTGVRIAAQAMTTDTPESLQSHDMMQVVGYGMARSAAQQVYERAGMGPEDIDVVELHDCFAQNEVISYEALGLCPEGGAEAFVDAGDNTYGGRVVTNPSGGLLSKGHPLGATGLAQCYELTHQLRGSAGDRQVAGARHALQHNLGLGGACVVTLYEAA from the coding sequence ATGAACAACAAAGCCTGTGTGGCCGGGGTCGGCATGATCGCCTTCACCAAACCCGGCGCGAACGCCCCCTATCCGCAGATGGCGGCCGAGGCCGCGCAATTGGCGCTGGCCGATGCCAGCATCGATTACCGCGATGTCCAGCAGGCCTTTGCAGGCTACGTGTACGGCGATTCGACCGCCGGCCAACGCGCGCTCTACGGCGTGGGCATGAGCGGCATCCCCATCGTCAACGTGAACAACAACTGCGCGACCGGCTCCACGGCCCTCTTCCTCGCCCACCAGGCGGTCGCATCGGGCGCGGCCGACTGCGTGCTGGCGCTGGGCTTCGAGCAGATGAGCCCGGGCGCGCTCGGCACGGTGTTCCACGACCGGCCCAGCCCGTTCGATCTCTTCGACCAGGAGGCCGACGCGCTGGTGGACGTGCACGATCTGCCGCTGGCGCTGCGCTACTTCGGCGGCGCGGGACAGGCGCACATGCGGCGCTGGGGCACGCCGCTGTCCACCTTCGCCAAGGTGCGTGCCAAGGCCAGCCGCCACGCGGCGCGCAACCCGCTGGCCCTGCTGCGCAAGGAACTCAGCGTGGAGGACGTGCTGAACGCCCCCATGCTCTGGCCCGGCGTGCTCACGCGGCTGATGGCCTGCCCGCCTACCTGCGGTGCGGCAGCGGCGGTGCTGGTGTCCGAACCGTTCGCGCGCCGGCACGGCCTGCGCACCGGTGTGCGCATCGCCGCGCAGGCCATGACCACCGACACGCCCGAGAGCCTGCAGAGCCACGACATGATGCAGGTCGTCGGCTACGGCATGGCCCGCAGCGCGGCGCAGCAGGTGTACGAGCGCGCGGGCATGGGGCCCGAGGACATCGACGTGGTCGAACTGCACGACTGCTTCGCGCAGAACGAAGTCATCAGCTACGAAGCCCTCGGCCTGTGCCCCGAGGGCGGCGCTGAGGCCTTCGTGGACGCGGGCGACAACACCTACGGCGGCCGCGTGGTGACCAACCCGTCGGGCGGCCTGCTCTCGAAAGGCCATCCGCTGGGTGCCACCGGCCTGGCGCAGTGCTACGAACTCACGCACCAGCTGCGCGGCAGCGCCGGCGACCGCCAGGTGGCGGGCGCGCGGCATGCGCTGCAACACAACCTGGGACTGGGAGGCGCCTGCGTGGTGACGCTGTACGAAGCCGCCTGA
- a CDS encoding NnrS family protein, which translates to MATLLTIDEPPRTPRHGTSLSALFALGFRPFYLLAAAFAAISVPLWALQFSGWLGRPYLAGPLWHAHEMLFGFALAMIVGFLFTAGRNWTGQPTPAGAGLAALVALWLSARVLVLTPFTTAAAWANIAFPLAAAIALAVPLVRARSRRNYFFVGLLAMMAAAAACIHFAPAGTGALPWRGVQLALDAVLFILCVMGGRVIPMFTQNGVPGTRPRRHARLEQAALGAVLALMAADVAGVAGLPLAALAAVAAVLHAWRWWLWQPWSTRRVPLVWVLHAGYAWVPVHLLLRALAATGAVAPTLATHALTVGAIGGLVVGMVTRTARGHTGRPLRADRWETACYALVLAAALVRVAGPLAAPAHLLHAVLVSAVLWSAGFGLYALRYGPLLSRPRLDSRPG; encoded by the coding sequence ATGGCCACGCTGCTCACCATCGACGAACCACCGCGCACGCCACGCCACGGCACCTCGCTGTCCGCGCTGTTCGCGCTCGGCTTCCGCCCCTTCTACCTGCTGGCAGCGGCCTTCGCGGCCATCTCGGTCCCGCTGTGGGCGCTGCAGTTCTCCGGGTGGCTGGGCCGGCCCTACCTCGCCGGACCGCTCTGGCATGCGCACGAAATGCTGTTCGGCTTCGCTCTGGCGATGATCGTGGGCTTCCTGTTCACTGCCGGCCGCAACTGGACGGGCCAGCCGACACCCGCCGGCGCGGGCCTGGCGGCGCTGGTGGCGCTCTGGCTGTCGGCGCGGGTGCTGGTGCTCACGCCCTTCACGACGGCCGCAGCCTGGGCGAACATCGCCTTCCCGCTGGCGGCGGCCATCGCGCTGGCCGTGCCGCTGGTGCGGGCGCGCAGCCGGCGCAACTACTTCTTCGTGGGCCTGCTGGCGATGATGGCCGCGGCGGCGGCCTGCATCCATTTCGCGCCCGCCGGAACGGGCGCCCTGCCCTGGCGCGGCGTGCAGCTGGCGCTGGATGCGGTGCTGTTCATCCTCTGCGTGATGGGCGGGCGGGTGATTCCGATGTTCACGCAGAACGGCGTGCCCGGCACCCGGCCGCGCCGCCATGCGCGGCTGGAGCAGGCTGCGCTGGGCGCCGTGCTCGCGCTCATGGCGGCCGATGTCGCGGGCGTGGCGGGCCTGCCGCTCGCGGCGCTGGCAGCCGTCGCCGCCGTGCTGCACGCCTGGCGCTGGTGGCTCTGGCAGCCATGGAGCACGCGGCGGGTGCCGCTGGTCTGGGTACTGCACGCAGGCTATGCCTGGGTGCCCGTGCACCTGCTGCTGCGCGCCCTGGCGGCCACCGGGGCGGTGGCCCCCACGCTGGCCACCCATGCGCTCACCGTCGGCGCCATCGGCGGCCTCGTCGTCGGCATGGTCACGCGCACCGCGCGCGGCCACACGGGCCGGCCGCTGCGCGCAGACCGGTGGGAAACGGCCTGCTACGCGCTGGTGCTGGCCGCCGCCCTCGTGCGCGTCGCCGGGCCGCTGGCCGCGCCGGCCCACCTGCTGCATGCAGTGCTGGTTTCGGCCGTGCTGTGGTCGGCCGGTTTCGGGCTGTATGCGCTGCGCTACGGGCCGCTGCTCTCCCGCCCCCGGCTCGACAGCCGGCCCGGTTGA
- a CDS encoding MFS transporter, whose translation MSALSSPSTSSTQRWLVLAAVMLAFLPVVIDMTILHIAVPSLTLALSASGTQVLWIIDIYPLLMAGLLVPMGTLADRTGHRRLLLAGLAVFGLASLLAAFAPSPSLLIAARVLLALGGSMIMPCVLGIIRRTFEDERERAMALGLWGTVGAAGAAVGPLVGGALLEHFWWGAAFLINVPVMLVVFPAVFLLLPRSERTVAGRWPAGQALLLIAGMIAAVYGLKSGFGGGQPPAVAASALAAGAALLAVFARLQLRSAAPMLDLSLFSRPAILAGIAMAVVASGALAGVELTLAQELQYVLGKSPLQAGLFMVPIMAAAAVGGPLAGTLSNRFGLRRVASLSLAVSGAVLAYLARADFHEGGVPVAAALELLGLALSVGLTASSIAIMGSVESDRAGAAGALEATGYELGSGLGITLFGVFMSVVFSHAIALPPDLAPPLAAQAARSIGDAYVVAQQLAQGPAAALIGAGQAAFSVAHRVLLNTSAALIGLLAMAVFFLLASYRGGVGTKAGGH comes from the coding sequence ATGTCCGCGTTGTCTTCCCCTTCCACGTCGTCCACGCAGCGGTGGCTGGTCCTGGCTGCGGTGATGCTGGCCTTCCTGCCGGTCGTGATCGACATGACGATCCTGCACATCGCCGTGCCGTCGCTCACGCTGGCGCTGAGCGCATCGGGCACGCAGGTGCTCTGGATCATCGACATCTATCCGCTGCTCATGGCGGGCCTGCTGGTGCCCATGGGGACGCTGGCAGACCGCACCGGCCACCGGCGGCTGCTGCTCGCCGGCCTGGCAGTCTTCGGCCTCGCGTCCTTGCTGGCGGCATTCGCGCCCAGCCCGTCGCTGCTGATCGCGGCGCGCGTGCTGCTCGCGCTCGGCGGCTCGATGATCATGCCGTGCGTGCTGGGCATCATCCGCCGCACGTTCGAGGATGAAAGGGAGCGCGCGATGGCGCTCGGCCTCTGGGGCACCGTGGGTGCGGCGGGGGCCGCCGTGGGGCCGCTGGTCGGCGGGGCGCTGCTGGAGCATTTCTGGTGGGGCGCTGCGTTCCTCATCAACGTGCCGGTGATGCTGGTCGTGTTCCCGGCCGTTTTCCTGCTGCTGCCGCGGTCGGAGCGCACGGTGGCCGGCCGGTGGCCTGCCGGGCAGGCGCTGCTGCTGATCGCGGGCATGATCGCCGCGGTGTACGGCCTCAAGTCGGGCTTCGGGGGCGGGCAGCCGCCGGCCGTGGCGGCATCGGCGCTGGCGGCCGGGGCGGCGCTGCTGGCGGTGTTCGCGCGCCTGCAACTGCGCTCGGCGGCGCCGATGCTGGATCTGTCGCTGTTCTCGCGCCCCGCGATCCTCGCCGGCATCGCCATGGCGGTCGTCGCGAGCGGGGCCCTGGCCGGGGTGGAACTGACGCTGGCGCAGGAGCTGCAATACGTGCTGGGCAAGAGCCCGCTGCAGGCCGGCCTCTTCATGGTGCCGATCATGGCCGCGGCAGCCGTGGGCGGGCCCCTGGCGGGCACCCTGTCGAACCGCTTCGGCCTGCGCCGGGTTGCCAGCCTGTCGCTGGCGGTATCCGGCGCGGTCCTGGCGTACCTGGCCCGGGCGGATTTCCACGAGGGCGGTGTGCCCGTGGCTGCAGCGCTGGAGCTGCTGGGGCTGGCGCTGAGCGTGGGGCTGACGGCATCGTCCATCGCGATCATGGGGTCGGTCGAGTCGGACCGGGCCGGTGCGGCCGGGGCGCTGGAGGCCACCGGCTACGAGCTGGGCAGCGGCCTGGGCATCACCCTGTTCGGTGTGTTCATGTCCGTCGTGTTCAGCCACGCGATCGCGCTGCCGCCGGATCTTGCGCCGCCGCTCGCCGCCCAGGCAGCCCGCTCGATCGGCGATGCCTACGTGGTCGCGCAGCAACTGGCACAGGGCCCGGCGGCGGCGTTGATCGGGGCAGGGCAGGCGGCCTTCTCGGTCGCCCACCGGGTGCTGCTGAACACCTCCGCGGCACTGATCGGGCTGCTGGCGATGGCCGTGTTCTTCCTGCTGGCCAGCTACCGCGGCGGGGTCGGGACGAAGGCTGGCGGGCATTGA
- a CDS encoding TetR/AcrR family transcriptional regulator, translating into MGRKPTITRDRLLDLAQQIVRAEGARGLTIDALARAAGISKGGVQYSFASKEDLVRGLVARWTQAFDAAMAAQDTGTCALGFVRGYIGAMRSSDTATDAKMAGLLIAYLQDPDNLRDMRAWYEQALARLGGTTPQARAARVAFLAVEGLFLLRIGGIDDSARWLALLDDIDALLGQITGT; encoded by the coding sequence ATGGGCAGAAAACCGACCATCACCCGCGACAGACTGCTCGACCTCGCGCAGCAGATCGTCCGCGCCGAGGGCGCCCGGGGCCTCACCATCGATGCCCTGGCCAGGGCGGCCGGCATTTCCAAGGGGGGCGTGCAGTATTCCTTCGCCTCCAAGGAAGACCTCGTCCGCGGGCTGGTCGCGCGCTGGACGCAGGCGTTCGACGCGGCGATGGCGGCGCAGGACACCGGCACCTGTGCCCTCGGCTTTGTCCGCGGCTACATCGGCGCCATGCGGTCTTCCGACACCGCCACGGACGCGAAAATGGCGGGCCTGCTCATCGCCTACCTGCAGGACCCCGACAACCTGCGCGACATGCGGGCGTGGTACGAGCAAGCCCTCGCCCGCCTGGGCGGCACCACGCCCCAGGCACGCGCGGCCCGCGTCGCTTTCCTCGCCGTGGAAGGCCTGTTCCTGCTGAGGATCGGCGGCATCGACGACAGCGCGCGCTGGCTGGCCCTGCTGGACGATATCGACGCCCTCCTCGGCCAGATCACGGGCACCTGA
- a CDS encoding choice-of-anchor Q domain-containing protein, translating to MHTSFHHRCLRGLAGTLALAALAACGGGGGTTADTARSEPASAAAQAAPTDANAAVTADTRATAASCDAPTPMAVPATGTVVGNGTPQSCTLQALAQAVETGGHVTFACGSAPVTIAVTRELRAPQNTVIDGGNLVTLDGGGKNRILVSGNNRSLSVRNLRFINGTAAQTMEGEGIGGAVSGPYLNRIEVIHSTFENNNAGRGGGAVGVGTAGSLVISGSTFKNNGAWYGGAVYSLLSPLTVVNSVFQGNSANTSGKLGDGGAIGTDGASASPNDSEGGEVRICGTQITGNTGRGNGGGAYLWVYPPDKITIDRTTVANNHAEPNGRNNPGTGGGMRVSNGAITIRDSSFLANASDGNGGALYLECAPSCAIRNSTFQGNSAKSYGGAIFGDGHQDSNVTFAGNSAGGHGGALFGKNFTLRNTVFVDNTAGNPWKQALSCSSTGTGDHVVQWQNATANGGGDRCIQNVTAANPLLAAPADNGGPTPTMLPGSGSAVLKAGAGCEATDQRGVARDTSRCDIGAVEVR from the coding sequence ATGCACACATCCTTCCACCATCGGTGCCTGCGCGGGCTCGCCGGCACCCTGGCGCTCGCCGCACTGGCGGCATGCGGCGGAGGCGGCGGCACAACTGCCGACACCGCGCGCAGCGAGCCCGCCAGCGCCGCGGCCCAGGCGGCGCCCACCGACGCGAATGCAGCGGTCACCGCAGACACCCGTGCCACGGCGGCGAGCTGCGACGCCCCGACCCCGATGGCCGTACCGGCCACCGGCACCGTGGTCGGCAACGGCACGCCCCAGAGCTGCACGCTGCAGGCCCTCGCCCAGGCCGTGGAGACCGGCGGCCATGTCACCTTCGCCTGCGGCAGCGCGCCCGTCACCATCGCCGTCACGCGCGAACTGCGCGCGCCGCAGAACACGGTGATCGACGGCGGCAACCTCGTCACCCTGGACGGCGGCGGCAAGAACCGCATCCTCGTGTCCGGCAACAACCGCTCCCTGTCGGTGCGCAACCTGCGCTTCATCAACGGCACGGCCGCGCAGACCATGGAGGGCGAAGGCATCGGCGGCGCCGTCTCCGGCCCCTACCTGAACCGCATCGAGGTGATCCACAGCACCTTCGAGAACAACAACGCCGGCCGTGGCGGCGGCGCGGTGGGGGTGGGCACCGCCGGCTCGCTGGTGATCTCAGGCAGCACCTTCAAGAACAATGGCGCGTGGTACGGGGGCGCGGTGTACAGCCTGCTGTCGCCGCTCACGGTGGTCAATTCGGTCTTCCAGGGCAACAGCGCCAACACCAGTGGCAAGCTCGGCGACGGCGGCGCCATCGGCACCGACGGAGCCTCCGCCAGCCCGAACGACTCCGAGGGCGGCGAGGTGCGCATCTGCGGCACGCAGATCACCGGCAACACCGGACGCGGCAACGGCGGCGGTGCCTATCTCTGGGTGTACCCGCCCGACAAGATCACCATCGACCGCACCACCGTGGCCAACAACCATGCGGAACCCAATGGCCGCAACAACCCCGGCACCGGCGGCGGCATGCGCGTGAGCAACGGTGCGATCACCATCCGCGATTCGAGCTTCCTCGCCAACGCCAGCGACGGCAACGGCGGCGCGCTCTACCTGGAGTGCGCCCCCAGCTGCGCCATCCGCAACAGCACCTTCCAGGGCAACTCCGCCAAGTCCTACGGCGGGGCCATCTTCGGCGACGGCCACCAGGACAGCAACGTCACCTTCGCCGGCAACAGCGCGGGCGGACACGGCGGCGCGCTCTTCGGCAAGAACTTCACGCTGCGCAATACCGTGTTCGTGGACAACACCGCCGGCAACCCCTGGAAGCAGGCGCTGTCGTGCAGCAGCACCGGCACGGGCGACCACGTCGTGCAGTGGCAAAACGCCACGGCCAACGGCGGCGGCGACCGCTGCATCCAGAACGTGACGGCCGCCAACCCGCTGCTCGCCGCCCCGGCCGACAACGGCGGCCCCACGCCGACCATGCTGCCCGGCTCCGGCAGCGCCGTGCTGAAGGCCGGCGCCGGCTGCGAAGCCACCGACCAGCGCGGCGTGGCGCGCGACACCAGCCGCTGCGACATCGGGGCCGTGGAAGTGCGCTGA
- a CDS encoding branched-chain amino acid ABC transporter substrate-binding protein, translating to MNAFIPRLSFPAPAVARHAAAALAATLAMLGAVQPAGAASASTPAASAPSPAAAPIRIALIESLSGPFANTGEAVYRNVLWATERVNARGGVKLPAAAGGARPLVLERYDSKGQNEEALSALRAAIDAGARVVLQGNSSATAAVLIEAINKHNERDPARRVLFLNYSAVDPILTNEKCSFWHFRFDAHADMRMAALMQAIRADNDLQGVYLIGQDYSFGQAVLREARRQLAAQRPDVKILGEELHPVGRVKDFAPYAVKIQASGAQAVVTGNWGNDLTLLVKAAREVGYAGTFYTFYGNALGAPAALSDAGVDKVVAVADWLPNVPTKESEAFYRSFRQRFPSPADDYVHMRMQLMVESLAESMERAGTTDTTAVARAMESSRVQLAGQAGAMRAADHQFQQPLVVGVMERAGTPGVPFDVEGSGYGFRVVRRIAAEQAEMPSRCEMRRP from the coding sequence ATGAACGCTTTCATTCCGCGCCTCTCGTTCCCGGCACCTGCCGTGGCCCGCCACGCTGCCGCCGCGCTCGCGGCCACCCTTGCGATGCTGGGCGCTGTTCAGCCGGCCGGCGCGGCCTCCGCGTCCACGCCTGCCGCGTCGGCGCCGTCGCCCGCTGCCGCGCCCATCAGGATCGCGCTGATCGAAAGCCTGTCCGGCCCGTTCGCCAACACGGGTGAGGCCGTGTACCGCAATGTGCTCTGGGCCACCGAGCGGGTGAATGCCCGTGGCGGCGTGAAGCTGCCCGCCGCGGCGGGCGGTGCGCGCCCGCTGGTGCTGGAGCGCTACGACAGCAAGGGCCAGAACGAGGAGGCGCTGTCCGCGCTGCGCGCGGCCATCGATGCCGGCGCGCGCGTCGTGCTGCAGGGCAATTCGTCGGCCACGGCGGCCGTGCTGATAGAGGCCATCAACAAGCACAACGAGCGAGATCCGGCGCGGCGCGTGCTGTTCCTGAACTATTCCGCCGTCGATCCCATCCTGACCAACGAAAAGTGCAGCTTCTGGCACTTCCGCTTCGATGCCCATGCCGACATGCGCATGGCGGCCCTGATGCAGGCCATCCGTGCCGACAATGACCTGCAGGGCGTGTACCTGATCGGCCAGGACTACAGCTTCGGCCAGGCCGTGCTGCGCGAGGCGCGGCGCCAGCTGGCCGCGCAGCGGCCGGACGTGAAGATCCTCGGCGAGGAACTGCATCCCGTGGGCCGCGTGAAGGATTTCGCGCCCTATGCGGTGAAGATCCAGGCCAGCGGCGCGCAGGCCGTGGTCACCGGCAACTGGGGCAACGACCTCACGCTGCTGGTCAAGGCCGCGCGCGAGGTGGGCTATGCCGGCACCTTCTACACCTTCTACGGCAATGCCCTGGGGGCGCCCGCGGCCCTGAGCGACGCCGGAGTGGACAAGGTCGTGGCGGTGGCCGACTGGCTGCCCAACGTGCCCACGAAGGAGAGCGAGGCCTTCTACCGGTCGTTCCGCCAGCGGTTTCCCAGCCCCGCCGACGACTACGTGCACATGCGCATGCAGCTCATGGTCGAATCGCTCGCCGAATCGATGGAGCGCGCCGGCACGACCGACACCACCGCCGTCGCCCGCGCGATGGAAAGCTCGCGCGTGCAGCTGGCCGGGCAGGCCGGCGCCATGCGCGCCGCCGACCACCAGTTCCAGCAGCCGCTGGTGGTCGGCGTGATGGAGCGCGCGGGCACGCCGGGCGTGCCGTTCGACGTGGAGGGTTCGGGCTACGGGTTCCGCGTGGTGCGGCGGATCGCGGCGGAGCAGGCCGAGATGCCCTCGCGGTGCGAGATGCGGCGGCCGTAA
- a CDS encoding DUF2242 domain-containing protein, which translates to MPFCLQDILRPHSRPHPHPYDRPLRAAAAAAAVAMLAGCTGVPNSMPGLDRASRFDPDDFNTSASIYTRHIDAPPARVCEGARRALLSQGYLVGTASAEVVAGRKYFQPSTDIHYQVEMRVVCASEGPEKQRTAVFASALQDRYVIKKINNSASLGVGALGSLSLPVTASDDTLVKVGSETVTDARFYDRFFQVFDRFIPPREAPTEVGQASPKVPKTPDTEAMVREARESGEVKDPAEGPVKTSPVAPQRAPASDPLPEVLPYPVFATPPVPPASAASAPAIPSGPPTISP; encoded by the coding sequence ATGCCTTTTTGCCTTCAAGACATCCTGCGACCGCATTCCCGCCCGCACCCCCACCCGTATGACCGCCCGCTGCGTGCGGCCGCTGCCGCGGCTGCCGTCGCCATGCTCGCCGGCTGCACGGGGGTGCCCAACTCCATGCCGGGCCTGGACCGGGCCTCCCGCTTCGATCCCGACGATTTCAACACCAGCGCCAGCATCTACACGCGCCACATCGACGCGCCCCCCGCCAGAGTGTGCGAGGGCGCCCGCCGCGCGCTGCTGAGCCAGGGCTACCTCGTGGGCACTGCCAGCGCGGAAGTGGTGGCCGGCCGCAAGTACTTCCAGCCGTCCACCGACATCCACTACCAGGTGGAGATGCGCGTCGTCTGCGCCTCCGAAGGGCCGGAGAAGCAGCGCACGGCGGTCTTCGCCAGTGCACTGCAGGACCGCTACGTCATCAAGAAGATCAACAATTCGGCCTCCCTTGGCGTGGGGGCGCTGGGCTCGCTGTCGCTGCCCGTGACGGCCAGCGACGACACCCTTGTGAAGGTGGGCAGCGAAACCGTCACCGACGCACGCTTCTACGACCGTTTCTTCCAGGTCTTCGACCGATTCATTCCGCCGCGCGAGGCACCCACGGAGGTGGGGCAGGCCTCGCCCAAGGTGCCCAAGACGCCCGATACCGAGGCCATGGTGCGCGAGGCGCGCGAGTCCGGCGAGGTGAAGGATCCGGCCGAAGGCCCTGTCAAAACCTCTCCGGTCGCACCGCAGCGCGCGCCGGCCTCCGACCCGCTGCCCGAGGTGCTGCCGTACCCCGTGTTCGCGACGCCGCCGGTCCCGCCCGCTTCCGCGGCCTCGGCGCCCGCGATTCCCTCGGGGCCACCTACCATCTCTCCCTGA
- a CDS encoding Hsp20/alpha crystallin family protein: MFFAPVIRRTAYGARPAAPADFALQRFMQSTLASQGTTVSQDDKTVTLQIDVPGLAREQLNVTIEGQQVRLSSVEGAPRQVQRAWELAEEIDASASSARLENGVLTLVLAKAVPQSRATQLAIG, translated from the coding sequence ATGTTCTTCGCCCCCGTCATCCGCCGCACCGCCTATGGCGCCCGTCCCGCCGCTCCTGCAGATTTCGCGCTGCAGCGCTTCATGCAGAGCACCCTGGCCAGCCAGGGCACCACGGTGTCGCAGGACGACAAGACCGTGACACTGCAGATCGACGTTCCGGGCCTGGCCCGCGAACAGCTCAACGTGACCATCGAGGGCCAGCAGGTGCGGCTCTCCAGCGTCGAAGGCGCGCCCCGACAGGTGCAGCGCGCCTGGGAACTGGCCGAAGAGATCGACGCATCCGCCAGTTCCGCCAGGCTCGAGAACGGCGTGCTCACGCTGGTACTCGCCAAGGCGGTGCCGCAAAGCCGCGCCACCCAACTCGCCATCGGCTGA